The genomic window GGAAATAAGAGCGGAGTTGAGAGAGGATCTTAAATCCATCAGTATCCAAATCACCCCAGTAGAAGATAGGACAATCTGCCAGCCAGTTTACAGATTTCAATATTTGAATAGCGTATCCGCTACCAAATAGGGCAAAGCTGTTTTCTAGAGCAGGTAGGGTTAGAAAATTCATCAAGTTTTCAGCAATAAAAAAGCGATGCGCCTTGAAATTAAGTTGTCTAAACTCGGAAATAGGGGTACTTATGTCAGAAAGCGGAAAGTCATACTTAGCTTTTAATGCTGAATCTAAAATTCTTAATCGGATGAGAGGCTCACGATACCTGAGAGAAAATCGCTTTTCAAAAGTATATTCTTTCTCCCTTTCTACTGACGAAAGTAGTTCAGTAGGTAGGATGGCTTCTAAAAGATTGCCGAGGATACCCTTATTCTGTTCGATAAATTTAGTGTGAATCCGAATAGGTAATTCTCGAATATAAAGATGAGGTTTTGGATTACATTGAAAGTATCGACAAACCTTTAGTAAATCATTCCAGTGATCGCTATATTCAATCACTTTTATAGGGTTTTGGTTAAGCCAGCAATTAAGTTCAGGAACTTCTGAGCGAATTAATTCTATATCTGTCTTGAATTTTGAGAATTCTTTCTCCTTTTTTAGCAGTTTTAAGTAGTCCTGTTCTGTGTCTATACTAATGCGTTGAGGCAAAGACTGCTGTCCAAGCTTATGAAGCTTACGAGTCTCCAGTTCAAGTGTGTAGCCATAGCCTAAATCCTGTTTAGACTTGCTGATTAACTGAGTAACACCTTCTCGTAAAGCAAGATAATCTTTAGGAAGAGAACCGATTGAAAACTCGATTGGAAAAAATTTATCTCCTGTAATTACTGAACTAAGAAACGATGGATAAAGACGTTCAGCTTTTTGTAGAATTTGAACAGGACTAATCATGACTTTGACTTAAGGTAAGCTGGCGCTTTTGTCGATATTTATCAATTGAGATGGAAGTAATACTGGAGAAGTTACCTTCAAGTGTATTAGAGACGAAATGAAGACTAGAAATGTATGACTCAATTACATTAATTTTATCCTTGGGAGTGACGACCAATAGTTGAAGGTTCAGGTTTCTAAATAGTTCCATTGCATAACGAGCATTATTATCATCTGATTTACTAAATGCTTCGTCAATGACGACAAACCGGAAGGATTTCTTTTTTGCAGTGTCTTGATTTAAACCAAACTGATAAGCGATCGCTGATGCCAATATAGTGTATGCTAATTTAACTTTCTGCCCACCAGATTTTCCTGATGAGTCAGTGTGATGTTCTTTTTCAATATTGTCTGAACGATAGCGTTCAATCACTGAAAAATCTAGCCAATTTCGGACATCTGTTACTAATAATGTCCAACGCTGCTCCTGTGATTTGAACCTTTCAATGAGGCGAGTTTTAATA from Nostoc sp. UHCC 0926 includes these protein-coding regions:
- a CDS encoding DUF3322 domain-containing protein, producing MISPVQILQKAERLYPSFLSSVITGDKFFPIEFSIGSLPKDYLALREGVTQLISKSKQDLGYGYTLELETRKLHKLGQQSLPQRISIDTEQDYLKLLKKEKEFSKFKTDIELIRSEVPELNCWLNQNPIKVIEYSDHWNDLLKVCRYFQCNPKPHLYIRELPIRIHTKFIEQNKGILGNLLEAILPTELLSSVEREKEYTFEKRFSLRYREPLIRLRILDSALKAKYDFPLSDISTPISEFRQLNFKAHRFFIAENLMNFLTLPALENSFALFGSGYAIQILKSVNWLADCPIFYWGDLDTDGFKILSQLRSYFPKTISIMMDAKTLENFKEFAVTVSESTAENLR